The DNA window GCGCGCCCGCTCCCAATGCTGGTTCAGCGCGTCCACAGTAATCCAGCGCATGCGGTTGTAGCGCAGGGTGTAGGTGGTGAAGCGGAGCGTACGCGGATACGTGTCACGGCCGGTTTTGGCAATGGCGGCCAGTCGCGATTCGAGAATTGGCTTCGAATCCGGATGGTACTTGTGCTCCGTATTGGGTCCGATGACGTGTGCGAGCGCCATGCCTTCCTGCGCGAGATAGCGCTGCATGATCTGCGCGGCCTGGATCTGCTTGTCGATCTCGCCTGAGTAAGCGATGAGCGGCGTATTGTAGAAGTTTGCCGCGTACTCGGTCGCATCGTACCAGCGCCAAAGCTTCTGCTCATACCAGGGGCGGACATCGCCCTTCTTTTCAAGGCCCTGGTACTCGCGCGTCTCGGCAAAACCAGCACCGGGAGCAACGCCAGCCCAACGATCCGCGAAGTGCGCGCCGATGTGCCAGGACGAAGCGCCACCCATCGAGAAGCCACGGATGAAGGCGCGGTCTTCATCGATGCGGTAGCGGCTCTTCACCGAAGCCTGCGCTTCCAAAACATCGACTTCACCAGCGAACTTTGTCGCATTGCAGTAGCGGCCATAAGGATGCAGCACGATCGCATCGGGCGGCGCGAATTCACCGGGCCGGGTCATACGTTCGGTGAGGAAGTTCACCTCGCTGCGGACATCGCTGCGGCCAGCCAGCCAAGTATCGAGACGCCACGGAGCCGCGCCGCTCGCCTGCCATCCGGCGGGGATCACCAGGCCGTAGGGCTGCACGCTGCCATCGATCTTCGAGATATAGCCGCGCACGATGAGTCCGCTCGCCGTGGTCCAGGGCGACTGGCCACTCGCCAGTTGCCGCGCGCGCAGCAGCCCTTCCTCCAGCAGCTTGACTGCCTTCAGCCCTTCGTCTTCTTTGAAGAACTCGTTGTAGGTGAGCGCGGTGTGCACCGCATCGCGGAAGATCAGCACATCGGGCAGGAGCGGATGCTTCGCGATCGGCTCGAGGTTCTGGTTCAGCTCTTTCAGCTTTGCCTCAAGAGTTGCTCGCACGGCAGCGGGGATTGCGACACCGGGAGGAGGTAATGATTTGGGAGCCTGGGCAAAGACGACAGTGGCTAAGAGAGTGAGAGCGAGAGTTTTCATGGTTGTGTGATGGGGTCGCGCGGTTCGCGAGCGCGTGCGGGATCGAAGATTTCGAGGTTGGCCGGAACAGCCTGGAAGGGCGTGAGGTCGGGCGAGAGCGCAAAGCAATCGGCAAGGTCCTGTGCGGTGTGATCGAGGAGATGGAGGCTGGGAATCTGCAACAGGCGGTAGATGGTCTTCAGCAGGCCGGGGAAGCTGGTGTTCACGCGCGAGACGTAATTCTGTTTTGCGTAAGGCCCGAGGACCATAACAGGTGCGCGGTGAGAATCGATGTGATCGACGCCGCCTTGGGTGGTGGCCTCGGTGACAAAGATCGCCATGCTCTCCCACTCCTTGGTGTGCGAGAGGTGTTCGATGATGCGGCCGAGTGCGAGATCGTTGTCGGCCATGTAGCTCGCCTCCACCGGATAACCTTCTTCGCGGCGGGGACGGGCCGTGTGATCGTTGGGCAGGTGGATGAAGGTGAACTGCGGCAAGCCTTCTTTTGATTCCGCGATGAACTGCGAGGCGCGGTATTGATCGGGGATGTACATGTTGTACAGCGGGTAGTTGCGCGAAGTGTTGTGGAACAGAATGTCGGGCATCGAGACGTTGGTGCGGAAGCGCGCACCGGTGGGCTTCATGCCCATGCCTTCGTCCGCGCCAGCCAGTTCAAAGCCTTCGCCGAAACTGCGGAAGCTGATCTTGTGGCGGGCCAGATGATGCCACAGCGAACCGGCTTCGATCAACTCTTCGGCGTGGATGCTCGCGTTGGTGCCGGGGAACTGCAAACGGCCTGGAGCGTTGGTGGGCAGACGGAAGTCTTTCTGGCCACCGAAAGCCGCCATCAGCGAGGACTCGGTCCAGGCATTCGGATAAGCTCCGGCCAGCCAGTGGTGGCCATCGACGCTGGTCTCACTGTCGGCGTAGAAGTTGTCGCTGATCGAGAAGCGTTGGGCGAGCGCGATGTGATTCGGGCTCACCACCTGCCCCTTCTGGCTGATGCGTGGCTTCAGGGCGCTGCGCTCCACCTGGACAATGCCATAGCGGCCAAAACGGGCCAGCAGCCAGGCGCCGCGGATGTCGCCATTGCCGGCCTTTTCAAGATCGCCAAACAGCTCGTCGAAGCTGCGGTTTTCTTTGACGATCAGCACCACGTGCTTCACTCCTGCCGGGAGCGGCGCGGGATCCTGATTGCTTTCGAGAAAGCCATTGTTCTTGAGGACAGTCTGGGTGAGCGGCGCGAGTTCAGCGTCGCCGGGCAGCTCGAAGGTCTGGATGCCACCGCGGCGCAGATCGGCCTGGGCGGTGCGCTCGAAGGCAACCGTTGAGGTGGCATTGGGACCTGTGCCGAGGCCCTTGGCTGTCGCGACGTGGATGCGGTTGCCGCTGACAGCGATGTCGGTGGGGAAGAAGGCGCTCGGGATGTGGCCGAGCACGCGGCGCGCCTGCGGATCGATGACGCCAATCGCGTTGATGCCCGCTTCAGCCACCAGCAGACGGCGGCTGCCGGCGTGCCAGGCAAGACCGATGGGCAGCACACCGCGCAGGCCTTCGAGCTTAGGGATGTGAATCGGAATCGTCGCGACCGTCTCGAGCTTGCGGGCATCGATGACGCTGATCGAGTCGTTGTGCGCGTTGGCGACATAGACCTGATCGTGCGTCGCCACCACGCCACTCGGCGAACTGCCGCCGATGATCAGATCGCCAATGGAAAGGCCGGTGCGGATGAACTTCAGCAGCTTGGCCTGGCCCGGGCTGGCAATGTCCAAGACCGCCAGCGAGTTGGCCTCGTCCTCATTCGGGTTGCCGAGCGTCGATTGCGCAACGGGGAACGGCGCGCGCTCGATCGGTTTGGATTCGAAGATACCAAGATTCGTGACGTAGAGGCGGGTCTGGTCGGGGGAGAGAGCGAGCGCAAAGGGAAGGCGGCCGACACGGACACTTTGCAGGAGGCGGCGCTTGTCGGTGTCGAAGATGCCGATGCGGAAGTTCGCCTGATCGACAACGTAGAGCAGCTTGCGCTTGGCGTCATAGGCCAAGTCGCCTGAATAGCTGTCGCGGAAGTCGCCTTGGTTCAGTTCGAGCTTGTAGAGGGTACGGCCGCTGTCGATGTCGATGCGACGGATGCTGCCGGAATTGCCTTCCGAAAAGAAGAGGCCGGAATCGGTTTCAAAGGCGAGTCCCTGGAAGACGCTGGGGAAGCCGTCGGGGTCGTCGTCTTCGGCATCAGGCTTGCGACCACGGATGGTTTTCGAGCGCCAGGAGTTCGAGTCGCGCTTAAGCACGGTGAGCGAGAAACGTGTCGGGCCGCCATCCGCCGAGACGACCGCGTCGCCCTTGGGGTTGACCGCGATGCCAAAAGAGCCGGGACCGCTGGACTGGAGCTGCCCAAAGGGCGTGAGGTAGCGGCCACCGGGCAAAACGGTGAGCGCACCCGGACGCCGGGCTGCGGTTTCTGTACCGGCTGGGGTACGGAAGTCACCGGCTTGGAGGAGGCACGTGGCGACGGCCAACAGTGCTGGACGAATGGGCATCAAAGGGTACTCTAACTAGTGTGCCGCGAATGGCGCAAACAAATTTGGAGGCGGGCAACTTGATTGGTGTGAATGCGCAGTATGAATCGGGACGGCTGATCGTCCTGCAACAGTTTCTTCTCGATAATGGCGAACAGATTGGCCGCCTGCATGGCTATCTGAAGGATGCACTTTTACCTGCTCTCGCACGCGAGGTGGGTGGGGCGCAGATTGTTCTCGAAGCCATTGTGGCGGCACACCAACCGCAGGTCCTGTTTTTGCAGGAGTACGAAGATGTCGCCCAGTGGCGCGCCGCTTCGTTGCGTTTGAAGCAGGATGCGGCGCTGCTCGCAGCGCATGCCGCCTGGGACAAGGCGGGGCCTTATTTGTCGCATGCCACGAGCCTGCTCGCCGCAACGCACTACTCGTCGCCGATTGCGCCGTCCGAGACACCCCGGATTTTTGAGCTTCGGCTGTACCAGGCCCCGAGCGAGTGGCAGTTCAACGGCTTGCACGAACGCTTTGCCGGGCCTGAGGTGCCGATCTTCCACCGCTGCGGAATCTTTCCGCTGTTCTATGCGTCGACCATCGCCGGTCCGCAGATGCCGAATCTGACTTACCTGACCCCCTTCGCCAGTTTGGCTGTCCGGGAAGAGGCGTGGGCGAAGTTCCAGGCCGATCCGGAATGGCATGCCGCGCGGCAGCACTCAATCGACCAGCATGGCTATACGCCGCGGGCCTTGTCGGTGTCGCTGTATAAGAGCGCACCTTATTCGCCGATTCGCTAAATTGGCTTTGTTTTGTCTTTGCTCTGCTCGAGGAGCTCATAGGCCTCGCGCTTGTTGAGTCCGGCGCGCTTGGCAGCGAGCTTGATTGCGTCCATGCGGGATTTGCCCTCAGCCATCAACCGTTCCACGTCTGCTTTCAAATCAGCAGGTTGCGCCGGATTGGCTTCGTTCTGTTCCGGGTTATGACGCTCCAAAACCAACGTGAACTCGCCCTTGATCGAGGGCCGGGCGGCGAGGGTAGCGTGGATCTCGGCGGCCTTGCCGCGCAGAATCTCCTCATAGATCTTGGTCAGTTCCCGCGCAGCGGCCAGACGGCGATGGGGGTACATCTTGGCAATCTCTTCGAGAGTTTCGAGAATGCGGTGCGGGGACTCGAAGAAGATGAGCGTCGCTTCGATCTGTCCCCAGCTTTCCAGTAATTTCTGCCGGGCTGCACTTTTGTGAGGCAAAAAGCCAATGAAGGCGAAGTGATCGGTGGGGAGCCCGGAAACACTGAGTGCACTCAGCACGGCGCTGGGGCCGGGAATCGGGCTGACGCGCACACCGGCGGCGACGGCGGCTTCGACGAGGCGGAAACCCGGGTCGGAAATGAGCGGAGTGCCCGCGTCGGAGACGAGCGCGAGGTCCTCTCCGGCGAGCATGCGGTCAATGAGCTCCTGGCTTCGTTCCTTCTCATTGTGCTCGTGCAGGCTGATGAGGGGCCGGTGCGCTCCGGCAGCCGCCATGAGCTTTGCGGTCTGCCGGGTGTCTTCACAGGCGACGGCGGCAACAGATTGAAGAATTTTCGCGGCCCGGAGGGAAAGATCTTCCAAATTCCCAATTGGAGTCGCAACGATATAAAGTAGTCCGGCCACTTGTCGATAGTAGCTGAGCGGCACTCGCAAAAGTGACAGGGAAATTTTCCCTCTGGCCCCTCACGGTACCTTGAGAAAGCTCAGGCTCAGGGCGTAGCATAGACAGAGGTGGCCCGAAAGGACGTGTGATGTCTCATTGGCAGCCTTCCAGCCAACCCAGCCCGACCGAATCCGGCTCCGATTCGCAGAACACCGCACTCATGGAAAATTTCGTACAAACGCCGACGTACTTCGTTTGGGAGGTCGCCGGCAAGCCTGTCACCATTCATCTCGACTTCGAAGTCGTTGATAAATTGGCGATGGAAGTGATGCGCGGATTTGGTGCGGTACCGCGCCGTGGGGCTGAGGTCGGTGGCATTCTGATGGGCTCCATCGAGATGGGCGACAAGCTGTTGGTACGGGTGGAGGATTTCATTCCTGTTCCCTGCGACTACATGCGCGGTCCTTCCTATCTGTTGACGGAGAATGACGAGGCGCGTTTTCGGGCAACCGTCGAGACAGTAAAGCAGTCCTCTGAGAAGCGTTTGTACGCGGTGGGCTTCTATCGCAGCCACACACGGGATGGATTGGCACTCAGTGACGAAGACTTGCAGATTTTTGAGAAGTACTTCGCCGACCCGACCAATGTGATTCTGCTAATTCGTCCGTTTGCGACCAAGCCCAGCGTCGGAGGGTTCTTTTTTGAGGAGAATGGCGGATTCCACCGGGAGTCGTCGTACCTCGAGTTTCCATTCAAGCGGCGCGACCTGGGCGGTGGCGCTTCGCCGTCGATGCGGACGGCTCCGGCAGAAGAACGGACAGAACCGCGCGGGCCGGAATCGGCGGAACAGACACCCGGCGAAGGCTTGTCCAATCCCGGCAATCCGGATGATCTGCGCGATTGGATTCAGAATCGCAGATCCCAGGCGGACAGTTCTGATCGCGAGGCGACCACTTCGGCCCGTTTCCGCAGCAAGTCCGTGTGGATTCCGCTTTCCTTCGTATTTCTGTTGCTCGGCGTGATCATTGGCTTCCAGGCCGCACTGGTGCTGAACCGGGGAGATGCCCAGAAGATTGCGGCGCAGAGCTTGAGCCTGTCGCTGACGGCGCAGTTGGAATCCGGCAAGCTCATTGTGCGCTGGGATCGCAATTCTGCAGCAGTCCTCAATGCGAAGAGCGGCACGCTGCAGATTCTGGATGGCAGCTTTACCAAGACCGTGAATCTCGATGGCCGCCAATTGCAGAACGGTAGCGTCATCTACATGACGGCGGACAGCAAGGTGAGCTTCCGTCTGGAAGTGGTTACGAACAACAAAGGAACGATCAGCGAGACGGTCGAATACCTTCCGCCGTCCCGCTAGACCGCGCGGCGCCTAAGTGTCCTCTTCTTCCTCATCGCCGGGGTGAATCCGAATCAGGATCCGCTCGCCATTCTTCAGATCCATTTCCACCAGTGCGCCGGACGGGATTTTTCCGTCGTTGATCACGGCCGCCAGGGGCTGGAGGATCAAGCGTTGGATGGTGCGCTTCAACTCGCGGGCTCCGTACTGGACGCTGGTTCCCTTTTCAATGAGAAAGCGCTTCAGCCGGCCGGTGAGATCGAGCTCGAACGCTTCAGAGCCCAGCCGGGTGTCGATGTGGGTCTGGATATTTTCAATTTGCAGTTCGAGGATTCGGGAAATCGCTTTGTCGTCGAGCGGGGCATAGGTGATGGTGGAATCGATGCGATTCAGGAACTCGGGCGAGAATTTCTTCTTGGCCGCAGTGAGACCAATGGCTTCGAGACGCTGATTGCTTGCAACGGTGTCGTTGACCGGAGCAATCGCCGCAAAACCCATGGTGGGCTTGAGCTCCTTCTGCATGCTCTCCGCACCCAGGTTACTCGTAAGAAAGATCATCGTGCGCTCAAGACTCACGAGATTGTTGTCGCCCAAGCGCAGCAATCCCCGGTCGAGGATGCCGAGCAGGACACGCATCATCGAAGGGGCTGCCTTTTCGATCTCATCAAAGAGAAGGATCGACAGGGCCGAGCGATCGCTCGCCACCGAGTTGATCCGGGCTTGCGATAGCAACGGTTGGGTCTCGCGGTGGCCCAGGTAACCGGGCGGAGCCCCCACCAGCTTTGCCACTTCGTGATCCATCTGGTATTCCCCGCAGTCGATACGAAGGATGTTGCGAACGTTGCCATGCAACGCTTCCGCAAGTGCCTCGACGGTGCGAGTTTTGCCCGTGCCCGTAGGGCCGAGCAACAGAAAAACTCCAGCGGGACGGCCTTCTGGCGATAAGCCTGCCTCAAACATCTGAACAAACGGCAGCACATGTCTCGCCACGCCCGGTTGCCCGATGAGCAACCGATCGAACTCCATCGTGATCCCACTATCGAAGTTATTTCTACGGTTCTGATTTCCTGATCCGAAAGTAGCCATAAAGAATCGCTTCCGAGAACAGCGTAGCTGGAGGCGGTAGCGGCTTTGCGGCGATTCGGGCAGGCACACGTCAACTGCTGGA is part of the Bryobacter aggregatus MPL3 genome and encodes:
- a CDS encoding AAA family ATPase, with the protein product MATFGSGNQNRRNNFDSGITMEFDRLLIGQPGVARHVLPFVQMFEAGLSPEGRPAGVFLLLGPTGTGKTRTVEALAEALHGNVRNILRIDCGEYQMDHEVAKLVGAPPGYLGHRETQPLLSQARINSVASDRSALSILLFDEIEKAAPSMMRVLLGILDRGLLRLGDNNLVSLERTMIFLTSNLGAESMQKELKPTMGFAAIAPVNDTVASNQRLEAIGLTAAKKKFSPEFLNRIDSTITYAPLDDKAISRILELQIENIQTHIDTRLGSEAFELDLTGRLKRFLIEKGTSVQYGARELKRTIQRLILQPLAAVINDGKIPSGALVEMDLKNGERILIRIHPGDEEEEDT
- a CDS encoding bifunctional YncE family protein/alkaline phosphatase family protein; translated protein: MPIRPALLAVATCLLQAGDFRTPAGTETAARRPGALTVLPGGRYLTPFGQLQSSGPGSFGIAVNPKGDAVVSADGGPTRFSLTVLKRDSNSWRSKTIRGRKPDAEDDDPDGFPSVFQGLAFETDSGLFFSEGNSGSIRRIDIDSGRTLYKLELNQGDFRDSYSGDLAYDAKRKLLYVVDQANFRIGIFDTDKRRLLQSVRVGRLPFALALSPDQTRLYVTNLGIFESKPIERAPFPVAQSTLGNPNEDEANSLAVLDIASPGQAKLLKFIRTGLSIGDLIIGGSSPSGVVATHDQVYVANAHNDSISVIDARKLETVATIPIHIPKLEGLRGVLPIGLAWHAGSRRLLVAEAGINAIGVIDPQARRVLGHIPSAFFPTDIAVSGNRIHVATAKGLGTGPNATSTVAFERTAQADLRRGGIQTFELPGDAELAPLTQTVLKNNGFLESNQDPAPLPAGVKHVVLIVKENRSFDELFGDLEKAGNGDIRGAWLLARFGRYGIVQVERSALKPRISQKGQVVSPNHIALAQRFSISDNFYADSETSVDGHHWLAGAYPNAWTESSLMAAFGGQKDFRLPTNAPGRLQFPGTNASIHAEELIEAGSLWHHLARHKISFRSFGEGFELAGADEGMGMKPTGARFRTNVSMPDILFHNTSRNYPLYNMYIPDQYRASQFIAESKEGLPQFTFIHLPNDHTARPRREEGYPVEASYMADNDLALGRIIEHLSHTKEWESMAIFVTEATTQGGVDHIDSHRAPVMVLGPYAKQNYVSRVNTSFPGLLKTIYRLLQIPSLHLLDHTAQDLADCFALSPDLTPFQAVPANLEIFDPARAREPRDPITQP
- a CDS encoding NIPSNAP family protein, with protein sequence MAQTNLEAGNLIGVNAQYESGRLIVLQQFLLDNGEQIGRLHGYLKDALLPALAREVGGAQIVLEAIVAAHQPQVLFLQEYEDVAQWRAASLRLKQDAALLAAHAAWDKAGPYLSHATSLLAATHYSSPIAPSETPRIFELRLYQAPSEWQFNGLHERFAGPEVPIFHRCGIFPLFYASTIAGPQMPNLTYLTPFASLAVREEAWAKFQADPEWHAARQHSIDQHGYTPRALSVSLYKSAPYSPIR
- a CDS encoding prolyl oligopeptidase family serine peptidase, which gives rise to MKTLALTLLATVVFAQAPKSLPPPGVAIPAAVRATLEAKLKELNQNLEPIAKHPLLPDVLIFRDAVHTALTYNEFFKEDEGLKAVKLLEEGLLRARQLASGQSPWTTASGLIVRGYISKIDGSVQPYGLVIPAGWQASGAAPWRLDTWLAGRSDVRSEVNFLTERMTRPGEFAPPDAIVLHPYGRYCNATKFAGEVDVLEAQASVKSRYRIDEDRAFIRGFSMGGASSWHIGAHFADRWAGVAPGAGFAETREYQGLEKKGDVRPWYEQKLWRWYDATEYAANFYNTPLIAYSGEIDKQIQAAQIMQRYLAQEGMALAHVIGPNTEHKYHPDSKPILESRLAAIAKTGRDTYPRTLRFTTYTLRYNRMRWITVDALNQHWERARVNAEITAAGEIQIQTQNVAGLTIHFGSGGWQQPLDRKVSVRIDGQPAGQLQPLSDQSLQGSFSKTPTGWQSASPNESLRKRHGLQGPIDDAFLSSFVMVLPSGKPQSEATGKWVEAESSRAIRNWRSLFRGAARVKKDSEITDADIAASNLILWGDPASNAVLARIAAKLPLEWNSSKLSIGKNSCDAQGCMPVMVYPNPLNPKRYIVLNSGPTFREDSNGTNSLQTPRLPDFALIDLSEAPGPVRPGKVVAADFFNESWQVPNATRP
- the rsmI gene encoding 16S rRNA (cytidine(1402)-2'-O)-methyltransferase: MAGLLYIVATPIGNLEDLSLRAAKILQSVAAVACEDTRQTAKLMAAAGAHRPLISLHEHNEKERSQELIDRMLAGEDLALVSDAGTPLISDPGFRLVEAAVAAGVRVSPIPGPSAVLSALSVSGLPTDHFAFIGFLPHKSAARQKLLESWGQIEATLIFFESPHRILETLEEIAKMYPHRRLAAARELTKIYEEILRGKAAEIHATLAARPSIKGEFTLVLERHNPEQNEANPAQPADLKADVERLMAEGKSRMDAIKLAAKRAGLNKREAYELLEQSKDKTKPI